From Streptosporangium album, the proteins below share one genomic window:
- a CDS encoding roadblock/LC7 domain-containing protein, whose translation MLGIEDCLTEVMAIPGALDAILIDQTSGTAVGVGGSRRTGVEQSAAGLSETLRATLDGLATTSPSGTVRISDMIITTDSGHHLLRPLETVFDGPLVIYVRLDLERSNLALARHRLQALSSRLITT comes from the coding sequence GTGCTTGGAATCGAAGACTGCCTCACCGAGGTCATGGCCATCCCCGGAGCGCTGGACGCGATCCTGATCGACCAGACCAGCGGGACGGCCGTAGGGGTCGGCGGCAGCCGTCGGACCGGCGTGGAGCAGTCGGCCGCCGGGTTGAGCGAGACCCTGCGAGCAACCCTGGACGGACTCGCCACAACCTCCCCCAGCGGAACGGTCCGGATCAGCGACATGATCATAACCACGGATAGCGGACATCATTTATTAAGGCCACTGGAAACGGTTTTCGACGGCCCACTGGTGATTTACGTCCGGCTCGATTTGGAGCGCTCGAATCTGGCCCTGGCCCGCCACCGTCTTCAGGCGCTGTCCAGCCGCCTGATAACGACGTGA
- a CDS encoding DUF4388 domain-containing protein yields MPTVESVLSGLADDRATGALRLGKAGMLYLTGGRVTYAESPAAPRLEDLLTSGRRISAHAVRQARQAATEDRWGGELLVAQGVLTRGELEFCVLNSVLDAVYFLFEATGHRPRFRRGDRHWLGPQWYFDVTGLLRECKRRRAQLNQAWPSDELDALPVVPVGRVTAQRVVLTSLQWEVLVGADSAATPGDLARKLGRPAYSVLLAVRQLAAAGLLHTPQAGSGTVPGALPKRVKNGAGGPGEPPDTATGATGPSAPLSPLPHATGDPADVNLLIRLRDALEALT; encoded by the coding sequence ATGCCGACCGTGGAGAGCGTACTCAGCGGGCTGGCCGACGACCGCGCCACCGGTGCGCTCCGGCTGGGCAAGGCCGGGATGCTCTATCTCACCGGTGGCCGGGTGACCTACGCCGAGAGTCCGGCCGCCCCCCGGCTGGAGGATCTCCTGACCTCCGGCCGCAGAATCTCCGCCCATGCCGTACGGCAGGCCAGGCAGGCCGCCACCGAGGACCGGTGGGGCGGTGAACTCCTGGTCGCCCAGGGCGTCCTCACCCGGGGCGAGCTGGAGTTCTGCGTACTGAACTCGGTGCTCGACGCCGTGTACTTCCTGTTCGAGGCGACCGGTCACCGGCCCAGGTTCCGGCGGGGAGACCGGCACTGGCTCGGGCCTCAGTGGTATTTCGACGTGACCGGACTGCTCCGGGAGTGCAAGCGAAGGAGGGCGCAGTTGAACCAGGCCTGGCCGTCCGACGAGCTGGACGCGCTCCCGGTCGTCCCGGTGGGCCGCGTCACCGCCCAGCGGGTGGTGCTGACCTCGCTCCAGTGGGAGGTGCTGGTCGGCGCCGACTCCGCGGCGACCCCGGGGGACCTGGCGCGCAAGCTCGGCCGCCCGGCCTACTCGGTGCTGCTCGCCGTACGGCAGCTCGCCGCGGCAGGGCTGCTGCACACTCCCCAGGCCGGATCCGGCACCGTACCCGGCGCGCTGCCCAAGCGCGTGAAGAACGGCGCCGGAGGCCCCGGGGAACCGCCGGACACCGCGACGGGCGCCACCGGACCGTCCGCGCCGCTTTCGCCGCTTCCGCACGCGACAGGGGATCCCGCCGACGTCAACCTGCTCATCCGGCTCAGAGACGCATTGGAGGCATTGACGTGA
- a CDS encoding roadblock/LC7 domain-containing protein, with translation MPVELRDEIQREMALLRERIPDVNGSIACSVDGLTIASDLKEDVEQTGALSSAVLALSRRLMSMAGKGTFEETLISGTNGYAAFYAAGPKIVLTVLARPGTNLGLLRLEGRKTAVTLAAITSRISISQ, from the coding sequence ATGCCAGTGGAACTGCGTGACGAGATACAGCGGGAGATGGCGCTGCTGCGTGAGCGCATACCCGATGTGAACGGGAGCATCGCCTGCAGCGTCGACGGCCTGACGATAGCCAGCGATCTGAAAGAGGACGTCGAGCAGACCGGCGCGCTCTCCTCGGCGGTCCTGGCCCTCAGCCGCCGGCTGATGAGCATGGCCGGCAAGGGCACCTTCGAGGAGACCTTGATCTCCGGAACCAACGGTTACGCGGCCTTCTACGCCGCCGGCCCAAAGATCGTCCTCACAGTGCTGGCCCGCCCGGGCACCAACCTCGGGCTCCTGCGACTGGAGGGTCGCAAGACGGCGGTGACTCTGGCCGCCATCACATCCCGCATATCGATATCTCAGTGA
- a CDS encoding alpha/beta fold hydrolase — MLIAFGCAVLFAALYALAMYSTAGPAALGAVAVTLAVALVAVLHGQTLRDAADLEAIRRVLRADKLILVGRSWGGSLTARYLAAHPRHVAKAVFVSPGALREGAYPAHALVPDDEADPRPALRSAKVPALILRGECDYLKPEVAEDYRRTLPGSTLVAVAGAGHSITTEQPEYLPLLRDFLLS; from the coding sequence GTGCTGATCGCCTTCGGCTGCGCGGTGCTGTTCGCGGCCCTCTACGCGCTGGCGATGTACAGCACGGCCGGGCCGGCGGCACTCGGAGCGGTCGCCGTGACGCTGGCCGTCGCCCTCGTAGCCGTCTTGCACGGCCAGACACTCCGGGACGCGGCCGACCTCGAAGCCATCCGGCGCGTCCTGCGAGCCGACAAGCTCATCCTCGTCGGCCGTTCCTGGGGCGGCTCACTCACCGCGCGCTACCTGGCCGCCCACCCCCGGCACGTGGCCAAGGCGGTCTTCGTCTCTCCGGGAGCGCTCCGGGAAGGCGCCTACCCCGCCCACGCGCTGGTGCCCGACGACGAGGCCGACCCCCGCCCCGCGCTCCGCTCGGCCAAGGTCCCGGCGCTGATCCTGCGGGGCGAGTGCGACTACCTGAAGCCGGAGGTGGCCGAGGACTACCGGCGTACCCTGCCGGGCTCCACGCTCGTCGCTGTCGCAGGCGCGGGCCACTCCATCACCACCGAGCAGCCCGAGTATCTCCCGCTGCTCCGAGACTTCCTGCTCAGCTGA